In one window of Nocardia brasiliensis DNA:
- a CDS encoding class I SAM-dependent methyltransferase produces MGYGFGRADVAFLGSAAGSAALAEVDRLELTSASLLRDLERVRRDHGTWSAALVETVRLRRKAGSKLTGAGEWLFTDDALQQATPTLVARHRAARLAGRAVHDVTCSIGAELAELARVCPAVLGSDLDEVRLAMAAHNLADPRNVLLAKADALVPVSRGTVVVADPARRADGRRTHDPAKLQPPLPDLLAAYPGRDLVVKCAPGLDFDRLDWPGEIEVASLDGAVREACLWSRGVADPAVRRRATVLSSAGTSFTLTDADPDEIPEQAPGAWIVDPDGAVVRAGLVRHYAAKHGLWQLDPRIAYLTGDTVPPGTRGFRVIERLDYREKTLRAALRLHDCGPLEIMVRGVDVDPDKLRRTLKPQGAQPFTLIITRIGRTPTAFLCNATAPGAATLPSS; encoded by the coding sequence GTGGGGTACGGTTTCGGTCGTGCCGATGTCGCCTTCCTCGGCAGTGCGGCGGGTAGCGCCGCACTGGCCGAGGTGGACCGGCTCGAGCTGACTTCGGCCTCGCTGCTGCGCGATCTGGAGCGGGTGCGGCGCGACCACGGCACGTGGTCGGCCGCGCTCGTCGAGACGGTGCGGCTGCGGCGCAAGGCGGGTAGCAAGCTGACCGGCGCGGGGGAGTGGTTGTTCACCGACGACGCCCTGCAGCAGGCCACGCCGACGCTGGTCGCCCGGCATCGGGCCGCGCGGCTGGCCGGGCGCGCCGTGCACGACGTCACATGCTCGATCGGTGCCGAACTCGCCGAGCTGGCGCGCGTATGTCCCGCGGTGCTCGGCAGCGACCTCGACGAGGTGCGGCTGGCGATGGCCGCGCACAATCTCGCCGATCCGCGAAATGTGCTGCTGGCCAAGGCGGATGCATTGGTGCCGGTCAGTAGGGGCACCGTCGTGGTCGCCGATCCGGCCCGGCGCGCCGATGGCAGGCGCACGCACGATCCGGCGAAGCTGCAACCGCCACTGCCCGACCTGCTCGCCGCCTACCCGGGCCGCGATCTGGTCGTGAAGTGTGCTCCCGGACTGGATTTCGACCGGCTGGACTGGCCCGGCGAGATCGAGGTCGCCTCGCTCGACGGCGCGGTCCGCGAAGCATGCCTGTGGTCACGCGGTGTGGCCGATCCCGCGGTCCGCCGGCGCGCGACCGTACTGTCCTCGGCCGGAACATCTTTCACCCTCACCGACGCCGATCCCGACGAGATCCCCGAGCAGGCGCCCGGCGCCTGGATCGTCGATCCCGACGGCGCCGTGGTCCGGGCCGGCCTGGTGCGCCACTACGCCGCGAAACACGGTCTCTGGCAACTGGATCCGCGCATCGCCTACCTCACCGGCGATACCGTCCCGCCCGGCACCCGCGGCTTCCGCGTCATCGAGCGCCTCGACTACCGCGAGAAGACGCTGCGCGCCGCCCTCCGCCTGCACGACTGCGGCCCTTTGGAGATCATGGTCCGCGGCGTCGACGTCGACCCCGACAAACTCCGCCGCACCCTGAAACCGCAAGGCGCCCAGCCCTTCACCTTGATCATCACCCGAATCGGCCGCACCCCGACAGCATTCCTCTGCAACGCCACCGCGCCCGGCGCCGCTACGCTTCCATCTTCTTGA
- a CDS encoding class I SAM-dependent methyltransferase codes for MTVRPDDPAPNPHATEAEVEAARKDTKLAQVLYHDWEAETYDDKWSISYDERCIEYARGRFDAAVGPAPLPYERALELGCGTGFFLLNLMQGGVAKTGSVTDLSPGMVKVALRNAQNLGLDVDGRVADAETIPYEDNTFDLVCGHAVLHHIPDVELALKECLRVLKPGGRFVFAGEPTTAGNFYARWLGRITWKATTTVTKLPQLAGWRRPQTELDESSRAAALEAVVDLHTFDPSDLEAMASSAGAVEVKASTEEFAAALWGWPVRTFEAAVPDEKLTMGYRMAMYKAWLRLSWLDENVMRRVVPRQFFYNAMITGVKPWGMEAGAAGANSSTE; via the coding sequence ATGACGGTACGCCCTGACGACCCCGCGCCGAACCCGCACGCCACCGAGGCCGAGGTCGAAGCAGCGCGCAAGGATACGAAGCTTGCCCAGGTCCTCTACCACGACTGGGAAGCCGAGACCTACGACGACAAGTGGTCGATCTCTTACGACGAGCGTTGCATCGAATATGCCCGTGGCCGGTTCGACGCGGCCGTCGGTCCCGCACCGCTGCCGTATGAGCGCGCCCTCGAGCTGGGCTGTGGTACCGGCTTCTTCCTGCTGAACCTGATGCAGGGCGGCGTGGCGAAGACCGGCTCCGTCACCGACCTGTCGCCGGGCATGGTGAAGGTCGCGCTGCGTAACGCGCAGAACCTCGGCCTCGACGTGGACGGCCGGGTCGCCGACGCCGAAACCATCCCGTACGAGGACAACACCTTCGACCTCGTGTGCGGGCACGCCGTGCTGCACCACATCCCGGATGTCGAACTGGCACTGAAGGAATGCCTGCGCGTGCTCAAGCCGGGCGGGCGCTTCGTGTTCGCGGGCGAGCCGACCACCGCTGGTAATTTCTACGCGCGCTGGCTCGGCCGGATCACCTGGAAGGCCACCACCACCGTCACCAAGCTGCCGCAGCTGGCCGGCTGGCGGCGCCCGCAGACCGAGCTCGACGAGTCCTCGCGGGCTGCGGCGCTCGAGGCGGTCGTCGACCTGCACACCTTCGATCCCAGCGACCTCGAGGCCATGGCGAGCTCAGCCGGCGCCGTCGAGGTCAAGGCGAGCACCGAGGAGTTCGCGGCGGCGCTGTGGGGCTGGCCGGTGCGTACCTTCGAGGCGGCCGTGCCGGATGAGAAGCTCACCATGGGCTACCGGATGGCCATGTACAAGGCATGGCTGCGGCTGAGCTGGCTGGACGAGAACGTGATGCGCCGTGTGGTGCCGCGCCAGTTCTTCTACAACGCGATGATCACCGGTGTGAAGCCGTGGGGGATGGAAGCCGGCGCGGCGGGTGCGAACAGCTCGACCGAGTAG
- a CDS encoding enoyl-CoA hydratase-related protein has translation MAEFVTLELTEGDAARRVAVLRIDRPPLNLLNLQLARELAEAAETVAADPAVAAVLVYGDERVFCAGDDLAELAGLGADQARALAADLQGHLGCLARLPQPTVAAISGYGLGAGLELALGADRRIIGDNVKLGLPQIKAGLIPLAGIRRLALLIGPGPAKDLVYSGRFVEPAEALSLGLVDEVVAPDDVYAAGLRWARRFTEAPARALAAAKAVFEAGPHGLDRAQTEWSDLFRTEDRRIGTESYLANGPGSAAFVGH, from the coding sequence ATGGCCGAATTCGTGACCCTGGAGCTGACCGAGGGTGATGCCGCGCGCCGCGTGGCCGTCCTCCGGATCGACCGCCCACCGCTGAACCTGCTGAACCTGCAGCTGGCACGGGAGCTGGCCGAAGCGGCCGAGACGGTCGCGGCCGATCCGGCGGTCGCCGCGGTCCTGGTCTACGGCGACGAGCGGGTGTTCTGCGCGGGCGACGATCTGGCCGAACTGGCCGGGCTCGGCGCGGACCAGGCGCGCGCGCTGGCCGCGGATCTCCAGGGCCACCTCGGGTGTCTGGCCCGGCTGCCGCAGCCGACGGTGGCGGCGATCAGCGGCTACGGACTCGGTGCCGGCCTCGAGCTCGCGCTCGGCGCGGACCGGCGGATCATCGGCGACAACGTCAAACTCGGGTTGCCGCAGATCAAGGCCGGACTGATCCCGCTCGCCGGGATCCGGCGGCTGGCGTTGCTGATCGGGCCCGGCCCGGCCAAGGACCTCGTCTACAGCGGCCGGTTCGTCGAGCCCGCCGAGGCGCTGTCGCTCGGTCTGGTCGACGAGGTGGTCGCGCCCGACGATGTGTACGCCGCCGGGCTGCGGTGGGCTCGGCGGTTCACCGAAGCGCCGGCACGGGCGCTGGCCGCGGCCAAGGCGGTGTTCGAGGCGGGCCCGCACGGGCTGGATCGCGCACAGACCGAATGGTCTGATCTGTTCCGGACCGAGGACCGTCGTATCGGTACCGAGTCCTATCTGGCCAACGGTCCCGGATCGGCCGCTTTCGTCGGTCACTGA
- a CDS encoding NUDIX hydrolase: MLVRDSAAGPEIFLQRRVGAMAFAAGMTVFPGGGVDPTDGTADIAWTGPEPAWWAERFATTEPRAKALVCAAVRETFEECGVLLAGPTADTVVSDTTGYRAARGRLERRELSFAGFLAEENLVLRADLLRPWANWITPVVEPRRYDTRFFVAVLPEGQLADGATSEAAQVDWRTAAEALRRWREGTDVLLPPTWSQLQALSAFGSTAEILAVDARIEPIMPELVERDGRRVLMFPDNGRYLADLPDSSKLKGSVRE; this comes from the coding sequence ATGCTGGTGCGTGACAGTGCCGCAGGGCCGGAGATCTTCCTGCAGCGCAGGGTCGGCGCGATGGCGTTCGCGGCCGGGATGACCGTGTTCCCCGGCGGCGGCGTCGATCCCACCGACGGCACCGCCGACATCGCCTGGACCGGACCCGAACCTGCCTGGTGGGCCGAGCGATTCGCGACCACCGAGCCGCGGGCCAAGGCGCTGGTCTGTGCCGCGGTGCGGGAGACCTTCGAGGAGTGCGGGGTGCTGCTTGCCGGTCCGACCGCGGACACGGTCGTCTCCGACACCACCGGGTATCGCGCCGCACGCGGCAGGCTGGAACGCCGCGAGCTGTCCTTCGCCGGGTTCCTTGCCGAGGAGAACCTGGTGTTGCGCGCGGATCTGCTTCGGCCGTGGGCGAATTGGATCACGCCGGTGGTCGAGCCGCGCCGCTACGACACCCGCTTCTTCGTCGCGGTGCTGCCCGAGGGGCAGCTGGCCGACGGCGCCACTTCCGAAGCGGCGCAGGTCGATTGGCGTACCGCCGCCGAGGCGTTACGCCGGTGGCGCGAGGGCACCGATGTGCTGCTGCCGCCGACCTGGTCGCAGTTGCAGGCGCTCAGCGCGTTCGGCTCCACCGCGGAGATCCTCGCGGTCGACGCGCGGATCGAGCCGATCATGCCGGAGCTGGTCGAACGCGACGGGCGGCGGGTATTGATGTTCCCGGACAACGGGCGCTACCTGGCCGATCTGCCGGATTCGAGCAAGCTCAAGGGATCCGTGCGCGAGTGA
- a CDS encoding ABC transporter ATP-binding protein, with protein sequence MDRVPQPDPDLLIDFTDVTVRRSGHTLVGPVTWQVELDERWVVLGPNGAGKTSLLRMAAAELHPTSGVAHLLGEVLGKVDISELRPRIGLSSAAVAGRVPRDEKVSDLVVSAGYAVLGRWRERYDDVDTDRAVDMLESLGAEHLSDRTYGTLSEGERKRVLIARALMTDPELLLLDEPAAGLDLGGREELVERLGDLAADPDAPAIVLVTHHVEEIPPGFTHGLLLNEGQVIAQGLLTDVLTSANLSDAFRQSIALDQVDGRYFARRARRAGKHRTR encoded by the coding sequence ATGGACCGCGTGCCACAACCGGATCCGGATCTGCTCATCGATTTCACCGACGTCACCGTTCGTCGTTCGGGCCACACGCTCGTCGGCCCGGTCACCTGGCAGGTCGAGCTCGACGAACGCTGGGTCGTGCTCGGCCCCAACGGCGCGGGCAAGACCTCGCTGCTGCGCATGGCCGCCGCCGAGCTGCACCCCACCTCCGGCGTGGCGCATCTGCTCGGTGAAGTGCTCGGCAAGGTCGACATCAGCGAGCTACGGCCGCGCATCGGCCTGTCCTCGGCGGCCGTCGCCGGGCGGGTGCCGCGCGACGAGAAGGTCAGCGATCTGGTGGTGTCGGCGGGTTACGCCGTGCTCGGCCGGTGGCGGGAACGCTACGACGACGTCGACACCGACCGTGCCGTCGACATGCTGGAAAGCCTGGGCGCCGAACATCTTTCCGACCGCACCTACGGCACCCTGTCCGAGGGCGAGCGCAAGCGGGTGCTCATCGCCCGCGCCCTGATGACCGATCCGGAACTGCTGCTGCTCGACGAGCCTGCCGCGGGTCTGGACCTGGGCGGCCGCGAAGAACTGGTGGAACGGCTCGGCGATCTGGCCGCCGACCCGGACGCGCCCGCCATCGTGCTGGTCACCCATCACGTGGAGGAAATCCCGCCCGGCTTCACGCACGGTCTGCTGCTCAACGAGGGCCAGGTGATCGCGCAGGGTCTGCTCACCGACGTGCTCACCTCGGCCAATCTCAGCGATGCCTTCCGGCAGTCGATCGCGCTGGATCAGGTGGACGGCCGCTACTTCGCCCGGCGCGCCCGCCGGGCGGGCAAGCATCGCACCCGCTGA
- a CDS encoding aminoacyl-tRNA hydrolase — MSGIPECVAGIRDEHESPVPQAEFDEAGFRVRHAELATGYGGAGDPDDPAQVQAMQIVLHLPKQDPPPRSALLAAAATASVALCLDQRVGPGGEWAERYLAWKRSRIRKVSRRARGAQWLAANEVDGITVEVDGAQARAFVPGPVGAVDPRIRRLQIGGTELEHDDPGPADPDLPVLWVDSALGMTLGKAAAQVGHASMLLAGALPVAAARCWAAREFRCAVREADARQWKALADAVAHGSAVAVRDAGFTEVAPGSMTVIAVPPRQW; from the coding sequence ATGTCGGGCATCCCGGAATGTGTGGCCGGAATCCGGGACGAACACGAAAGTCCGGTACCGCAAGCCGAATTCGATGAGGCGGGGTTCCGCGTCCGGCACGCGGAGCTCGCGACCGGCTACGGCGGCGCGGGTGACCCCGACGATCCGGCCCAGGTGCAGGCCATGCAGATCGTGCTGCACCTGCCCAAGCAGGACCCGCCGCCGCGCAGCGCGCTGCTCGCCGCGGCGGCCACCGCCTCGGTGGCCCTGTGCCTGGACCAACGGGTCGGCCCCGGCGGCGAGTGGGCCGAGCGCTATCTGGCCTGGAAGCGTTCGCGCATCCGCAAGGTGAGCAGGCGGGCCCGCGGCGCCCAGTGGCTCGCCGCGAACGAGGTGGACGGGATCACCGTCGAGGTCGACGGGGCACAGGCCCGCGCGTTCGTCCCCGGCCCGGTCGGCGCGGTCGATCCGCGGATCAGGCGGCTGCAGATCGGCGGCACCGAGCTCGAGCACGACGATCCCGGTCCCGCCGACCCGGATCTGCCGGTGCTGTGGGTGGATTCGGCGCTCGGCATGACGCTGGGCAAGGCCGCCGCGCAGGTCGGGCACGCCAGCATGCTGCTGGCAGGCGCGTTGCCCGTGGCAGCCGCGCGGTGCTGGGCCGCGCGAGAATTTCGTTGTGCCGTCCGGGAAGCCGACGCGCGACAATGGAAGGCGTTGGCGGATGCGGTCGCACACGGCTCGGCAGTGGCCGTGCGTGACGCCGGGTTCACGGAAGTGGCGCCCGGCTCGATGACAGTGATAGCGGTTCCCCCACGGCAGTGGTGA
- a CDS encoding protease inhibitor I42 family protein — MRKTLLVLLVGLSVVGCGKDDSSDATPTTAATPSSGAAYAVMNATQEANGQERRLTIGQSLVLSLPANPSTGFSWQISGLDPNVVRAQGEPTFKQDPSVPVAPGAGGTSEWTFVGAGAGVTQLTMDYMRPWEQGIAPAQTFSLTIKVE, encoded by the coding sequence GTGCGCAAGACACTGCTGGTGCTGTTAGTCGGACTGTCCGTCGTCGGATGCGGCAAGGACGACTCGTCCGACGCGACGCCCACCACCGCGGCGACGCCGAGCTCCGGCGCCGCGTACGCGGTGATGAACGCGACGCAGGAGGCCAACGGTCAGGAGCGCAGGCTCACCATCGGGCAGTCGCTGGTGCTGAGCCTGCCCGCGAACCCGTCCACCGGCTTCTCCTGGCAGATTTCCGGCCTGGATCCGAATGTGGTTCGGGCGCAAGGCGAACCGACGTTCAAGCAGGACCCCTCGGTGCCGGTGGCGCCCGGTGCGGGCGGCACCTCGGAGTGGACCTTCGTCGGTGCGGGCGCGGGCGTCACCCAGCTCACGATGGACTACATGCGCCCGTGGGAGCAGGGCATCGCACCGGCGCAGACGTTTTCGTTGACGATCAAGGTGGAGTGA
- the serB gene encoding phosphoserine phosphatase SerB → MTDTTVLVTVTGPDRPGVTSVLLAAMSRHHVDLLDVEQVVIRGRLTLGVLVTCPGDAESLQDELEEAMNTVGMHVDVEVDAEIGRQPMSTHAVVVLGAPVTAHAFSSVSRQLAALGANIDTIRGIADYPVTGMELLVTATDTGADTDSRLRTALAEIAVAEQIDVAVERAGLARRAKRLIVFDVDSTLIQGEVIEMLAAHAGVEEEVRKVTESAMAGEIDFAESLRQRVATLAGLDESVIDAVADRIELTPGARTTIRTLRRLGFRCGVVSGGFRQVIEPLAHELELDFVQANTLEIVGGKLTGRVVGEIVDRAAKATALRKFAAEAGVPMEQTVAVGDGANDIDMLNAAGLGVAFNAKPALREVADAALSHPFLDAVLYVLGVTRHEVEAADARDGLLRRVPLS, encoded by the coding sequence TTGACCGACACCACCGTTCTCGTCACCGTCACCGGACCGGACCGTCCCGGTGTGACGTCCGTGCTGCTCGCCGCGATGTCGCGGCACCACGTCGACCTGCTCGACGTCGAGCAGGTGGTGATCCGCGGCCGGCTGACGCTCGGCGTGCTGGTCACCTGCCCGGGTGACGCCGAGTCACTGCAGGACGAACTCGAAGAAGCGATGAACACCGTCGGCATGCACGTCGATGTCGAGGTGGACGCGGAGATCGGCCGCCAGCCGATGTCCACCCACGCGGTGGTCGTGCTCGGCGCCCCGGTCACCGCGCACGCGTTCAGTTCGGTGTCGCGGCAGCTCGCCGCGCTCGGGGCCAACATCGACACCATCCGCGGCATCGCCGACTATCCGGTCACCGGAATGGAACTGCTGGTCACCGCGACCGACACCGGCGCGGACACCGACTCGCGGCTGCGCACCGCGCTGGCCGAGATCGCCGTGGCCGAGCAGATCGACGTCGCGGTGGAGCGGGCCGGGCTGGCCCGACGGGCCAAGCGCCTCATTGTCTTCGACGTCGACTCCACCCTGATCCAAGGTGAGGTGATCGAGATGCTCGCCGCGCACGCCGGCGTCGAGGAGGAGGTCCGCAAGGTCACCGAATCCGCGATGGCGGGCGAGATCGATTTCGCCGAGTCGCTGCGTCAGCGCGTCGCGACGCTGGCCGGTCTGGACGAGTCGGTGATCGACGCGGTGGCCGATCGGATCGAGCTGACTCCCGGTGCCCGCACCACCATCCGCACCCTGCGCAGGCTCGGCTTCCGCTGCGGCGTGGTGTCGGGCGGGTTCCGGCAGGTCATCGAACCGCTCGCGCACGAGCTGGAACTGGACTTCGTGCAGGCCAACACCCTGGAGATCGTCGGGGGCAAGCTCACCGGTCGCGTGGTCGGTGAGATCGTCGACCGGGCCGCCAAGGCGACCGCGCTGCGCAAGTTCGCCGCCGAGGCGGGGGTGCCGATGGAGCAGACCGTCGCGGTCGGCGACGGCGCCAACGACATCGACATGCTCAACGCCGCGGGGCTCGGAGTCGCGTTCAACGCCAAGCCCGCGCTGCGCGAGGTCGCCGACGCGGCGCTGTCGCACCCCTTCCTGGACGCGGTGCTGTACGTCCTCGGCGTCACCCGGCACGAGGTGGAGGCCGCCGACGCGCGCGACGGCCTGCTGCGTCGCGTGCCGTTGAGCTGA